In Pseudovibrio brasiliensis, the following are encoded in one genomic region:
- a CDS encoding ubiquinol-cytochrome C chaperone family protein: MIFGFFRRRKDTSVRTTYERIVAQARLPVFYQHYGIPDTSEGRFEMIVLHAFCVFHRLRGEDKASRKFAQAVFDYFFQDMDQSMRELGIGDEGVRKRVRIMVESFYGRTTSYMQALENKDNAALFEAFMRNIYGQSGEAVAIKALVHYMHEAVEGLAALPTSEILAGDVKFVAPKTELIRESASNG, translated from the coding sequence ATGATCTTCGGTTTTTTCCGTCGACGTAAAGACACATCCGTCAGAACAACTTACGAGCGGATCGTCGCGCAGGCACGACTACCAGTGTTTTATCAGCACTATGGTATACCTGATACGAGCGAAGGTCGCTTCGAGATGATTGTTTTGCACGCTTTTTGTGTCTTTCACCGGTTAAGAGGCGAAGATAAGGCGTCCCGAAAATTTGCACAGGCTGTATTCGATTATTTTTTTCAGGATATGGACCAGAGCATGCGCGAGCTGGGTATTGGCGATGAAGGCGTGCGCAAACGTGTCCGGATTATGGTCGAATCGTTTTATGGCCGCACCACCAGCTACATGCAGGCTTTGGAAAACAAGGACAATGCCGCTCTATTTGAGGCCTTTATGAGAAACATCTATGGGCAGAGCGGGGAAGCAGTTGCGATAAAGGCGCTGGTTCATTACATGCATGAGGCGGTGGAAGGCCTTGCTGCCCTTCCTACATCAGAAATTCTTGCGGGCGACGTCAAATTTGTGGCTCCAAAAACAGAACTTATAAGGGAAAGCGCCAGTAATGGCTGA
- a CDS encoding integration host factor subunit alpha, whose translation MGSHTVTRADLCEAVYQKVGLSRTESAELVEQVLAEISASLENGESVKLSSFGSFVVRSKGERIGRNPKTGEEVPISPRRVMVFKPSNVLKQRINDALVEGAS comes from the coding sequence ATGGGTAGTCACACTGTAACCCGCGCTGATTTATGTGAAGCGGTTTACCAGAAGGTCGGCCTATCTCGGACTGAATCTGCCGAACTCGTCGAGCAGGTGCTCGCAGAGATTTCTGCAAGCCTGGAAAATGGCGAGTCTGTCAAACTGTCTAGCTTTGGCTCTTTTGTTGTTCGCTCGAAAGGTGAACGCATTGGCCGTAACCCAAAAACAGGCGAGGAAGTTCCGATTTCTCCACGCCGGGTTATGGTGTTCAAGCCAAGCAATGTTCTTAAGCAGCGCATCAACGATGCACTGGTTGAGGGCGCCAGCTAA
- a CDS encoding acyl-CoA thioesterase, which yields MFETYRGIVYPQHEDHMGHMNVAWYTSKFDEATWHMLAHIGITPAYIREKNKGMAALEITYKYLAEVSAGDLLVVRSQIKELRDKTILFQHTMFEAINDTPVATMQAVGVHMDREIRKSCPFPPHVKERCESLLLEPTA from the coding sequence ATGTTTGAGACATATCGCGGGATCGTTTATCCGCAGCACGAAGACCACATGGGGCACATGAATGTGGCGTGGTACACCTCCAAGTTTGACGAAGCCACCTGGCACATGCTCGCCCACATCGGCATCACACCCGCTTATATTCGCGAGAAAAACAAGGGCATGGCAGCTCTGGAGATCACCTACAAATACCTCGCCGAAGTCTCCGCAGGCGATCTGCTCGTCGTGCGGTCTCAGATCAAAGAACTCCGCGATAAAACCATCCTCTTCCAACACACCATGTTTGAGGCGATCAACGACACGCCAGTCGCAACCATGCAGGCTGTGGGCGTGCACATGGACCGAGAAATCAGAAAGTCCTGCCCGTTCCCTCCGCACGTCAAAGAGCGCTGCGAAAGCTTGCTTCTGGAACCAACAGCCTAA
- a CDS encoding Lrp/AsnC family transcriptional regulator, whose amino-acid sequence MLDATDREIIAILSKEARIPIKTLAARINLSRSATSERITRLENNGTIRGYRADIGGLDPTHISAFLFIRLSRTPMREILDVLAAFPEVKRVSSVSGELDLVVEVVAPSMEVLNNVRDAIASTDGVKDLTTTVILRDEFQRT is encoded by the coding sequence ATGCTCGACGCCACTGACCGCGAGATTATCGCAATCCTCTCCAAAGAAGCCCGTATCCCAATCAAAACACTGGCCGCGCGTATCAACCTGTCCCGCAGCGCCACCAGCGAGCGCATCACCCGGCTGGAGAACAACGGCACAATCCGCGGCTACAGAGCAGACATCGGCGGTCTCGATCCAACCCACATCTCCGCCTTCCTCTTCATCCGTCTCTCCCGCACACCCATGCGCGAAATTCTGGACGTATTGGCCGCATTCCCGGAAGTGAAACGAGTGAGCTCTGTCAGCGGCGAACTGGATCTGGTGGTTGAGGTGGTCGCCCCATCCATGGAAGTGCTCAACAACGTGCGCGATGCCATTGCCTCCACAGATGGTGTGAAAGACCTGACAACCACAGTCATTTTGCGGGATGAGTTTCAGCGCACCTGA
- a CDS encoding MerR family transcriptional regulator: MEKSADAFRTISEVASELDLPQHVLRFWETRFTQIRPLKRGGGRRYYRPDDLELLRGIRHLLYGEGYTIKGVQRILREQGVRVVMDVWKEGGGVVIPTSSSASTPVGVAPDPSQVSDHSVRSAAEAAVAQAVMAPAQDVYEPQEDWVAERPAETQADLPLESEPEPQMPLPSGLLPDDEPEASGKGGHGAFGFMDRLMGSEKEEAAAPGLSKDDVDRLQSTLFELLECKRMLDQAR; this comes from the coding sequence GTGGAGAAGAGCGCCGACGCGTTCCGAACAATTAGTGAAGTAGCAAGCGAACTGGATCTGCCGCAGCACGTTCTGCGGTTCTGGGAAACTCGGTTTACCCAGATCAGGCCTCTGAAACGAGGTGGTGGTCGCCGCTACTACAGACCTGACGACCTTGAGCTTTTGCGCGGCATCCGCCATTTGCTCTATGGGGAAGGCTATACGATTAAAGGCGTGCAACGTATTTTGCGAGAGCAAGGCGTGCGCGTCGTTATGGACGTTTGGAAAGAGGGCGGTGGCGTTGTCATCCCGACCTCATCCAGCGCTTCCACGCCTGTAGGCGTTGCTCCTGATCCATCCCAGGTTTCTGATCATTCTGTACGCAGTGCAGCGGAAGCTGCTGTAGCTCAGGCTGTGATGGCACCTGCGCAGGATGTTTATGAGCCTCAGGAAGATTGGGTTGCTGAGCGACCAGCAGAAACACAGGCAGATCTTCCGCTTGAAAGTGAACCTGAGCCACAAATGCCGCTGCCATCTGGTTTGTTGCCAGATGATGAGCCAGAGGCGAGTGGCAAAGGGGGGCATGGTGCCTTTGGCTTCATGGACCGTCTGATGGGTTCTGAGAAGGAAGAGGCTGCTGCACCTGGTCTTTCCAAGGACGATGTTGATCGTCTACAATCCACGTTGTTTGAGCTGCTGGAATGTAAGCGGATGCTGGATCAGGCACGCTAG
- a CDS encoding DUF417 family protein — translation MTQASSPLKRITDIRPSENALFVYLTLVTATYLIWLGLLKFTAPEHQQIEFWLGNSPLFSWLVAALGAPVTGVLMALFEVPAGILVLLGLKDRRLGILGCLMAMLIFLLNFLYLFTNPVWMDALGGFPIIGSGQNLLKYLSMFAVPTYILGHHMQAAGKDKTAGSFKKLAVFASFAGIALVMGWIGAMKFYEFEAQGIVRLMESNVLFSWTYQVWDVQGASNFIGIVEWVFLLLLLCLPFNRFLGGLGVLGIAATAFGTLTFMFSVPGWDADSFFPLLNRTGVFVLKDQFLLAAAIILWKNY, via the coding sequence ATGACGCAAGCTTCTTCTCCCCTCAAAAGAATTACAGATATACGTCCCTCCGAAAACGCTCTCTTTGTCTACCTCACTCTCGTCACCGCAACCTATCTGATCTGGCTGGGCCTGCTAAAGTTCACAGCACCAGAACACCAGCAGATTGAGTTCTGGCTGGGCAACAGCCCGCTCTTCAGCTGGCTGGTTGCAGCCCTCGGCGCACCAGTGACAGGCGTTTTGATGGCTCTCTTTGAAGTTCCAGCCGGCATTCTGGTCCTGCTCGGTCTTAAAGATCGCCGTCTTGGCATCCTCGGCTGCCTGATGGCCATGCTGATCTTCCTGCTGAACTTCCTTTACTTGTTCACAAACCCCGTCTGGATGGATGCTCTTGGCGGCTTCCCGATCATCGGCTCAGGTCAGAACCTTCTCAAGTATCTCTCCATGTTCGCTGTGCCGACCTACATTCTGGGCCATCACATGCAGGCAGCGGGAAAGGACAAGACAGCTGGTTCCTTCAAAAAACTCGCCGTCTTCGCAAGCTTTGCCGGGATTGCACTGGTCATGGGCTGGATCGGTGCCATGAAGTTCTATGAGTTTGAAGCTCAGGGCATCGTCCGCTTGATGGAATCCAACGTGCTCTTCAGCTGGACCTATCAGGTCTGGGATGTACAGGGCGCCTCCAACTTCATCGGCATTGTAGAATGGGTCTTCCTGCTTCTGCTGCTTTGCCTGCCATTCAACCGCTTCCTCGGTGGTCTGGGCGTTCTCGGCATTGCCGCTACAGCATTCGGCACCCTCACCTTCATGTTCTCAGTACCAGGTTGGGATGCAGATTCCTTCTTCCCTCTCCTCAACCGCACCGGCGTCTTTGTGCTGAAGGACCAGTTCCTCCTCGCAGCAGCCATCATCCTCTGGAAGAACTACTGA
- a CDS encoding beta-ketoacyl-ACP synthase III: MKALRSVFLGCGSYLPEKALTNQQLTEIVDTSDEWIVQRTGIKNRHIAAEGEFTSHLAVNAAKAALENAGVDAQDIDLIVLATSTPDNTFPATAVAVQAALGINHGFAFDVQAVCSGFVYAVTTADAYLRGGLAKRALVIGAETFSRILDWEDRTTCVLFGDGAGAVVMEAQEGEPSMDQSGVLTCQLRSDGRHKEKLYVDGGPSTTGTAGHLRMQGKEVFKHAVGMVTDVIEAAFDATGTSAEDLDWFVPHQANQRIIDASAKKLGIAPEKVVKTVSQHGNTSAASIPLALDSIVKAGKVKKGDLIMLEAMGGGFTWGSVLLKW, translated from the coding sequence GTGAAGGCACTTCGCTCTGTATTTTTGGGCTGTGGCAGCTATCTGCCTGAGAAAGCACTTACTAACCAGCAGCTTACCGAGATTGTTGACACTTCGGATGAGTGGATCGTTCAGCGTACCGGGATCAAGAACCGTCATATTGCTGCAGAAGGCGAGTTTACCTCTCACCTTGCAGTGAATGCTGCCAAGGCTGCGCTGGAAAATGCCGGTGTTGATGCGCAGGACATCGATCTGATCGTTCTGGCAACCTCCACACCTGACAACACTTTCCCGGCAACAGCTGTTGCTGTGCAGGCTGCGCTTGGCATCAACCACGGTTTTGCGTTTGATGTTCAGGCTGTGTGCTCCGGCTTCGTTTATGCTGTGACCACTGCGGATGCGTATCTGCGCGGCGGTCTGGCGAAGCGTGCGCTCGTGATTGGCGCAGAGACTTTCTCCCGCATTCTGGACTGGGAAGACCGCACGACCTGCGTTCTGTTTGGCGATGGCGCTGGCGCTGTTGTGATGGAAGCGCAGGAAGGCGAGCCTTCCATGGATCAGAGCGGTGTTCTGACCTGTCAGCTGCGTTCTGATGGTCGCCACAAAGAGAAGCTTTACGTTGATGGTGGTCCGTCTACCACAGGTACAGCAGGTCATCTGCGTATGCAGGGCAAAGAAGTGTTCAAGCACGCGGTTGGCATGGTCACCGACGTGATTGAAGCTGCCTTTGATGCCACTGGCACATCTGCGGAAGATCTGGACTGGTTTGTTCCGCACCAGGCGAACCAGCGCATTATTGATGCGTCTGCCAAGAAACTCGGAATCGCTCCTGAAAAGGTAGTGAAAACAGTTTCCCAACACGGCAACACTTCAGCGGCATCGATTCCTTTGGCACTGGACAGCATTGTAAAAGCTGGCAAGGTCAAAAAGGGTGATCTGATCATGCTGGAAGCCATGGGCGGCGGCTTTACCTGGGGTTCAGTGCTCCTTAAGTGGTAA
- the plsX gene encoding phosphate acyltransferase PlsX yields the protein MSEKIRISLDAMGGDYGVEVVLPGADLVLQRCPNIEFLLFGDAKVIEPMLEEYPRLKQASVVHHCDVSIGMDEKPSQALRKGRGKSSMWNSIAAVKNSEAHVAVSAGNTGALMAMSKFCLRTMSGIERPAIAAIWPTLRGESIVLDVGATIGADAQQLIDFAILGGAMARSVHGVSQPTVGLLNIGVEEVKGVEEVRTAGKMLRDLSPPNLVYSGFVEGDDIGKGTVDVVVTEGFAGNIALKTAEGTAKQFAGYLRAAMSRTLMAKIGYLFARGAFERLRAKMDPRKVNGGVFLGLNGIVIKSHGGTDAEGFAAAVELAYDMAKNELIKKISDDLANYHRGRFSEAEEN from the coding sequence ATGTCTGAAAAAATACGTATTTCTCTTGATGCTATGGGAGGGGATTACGGTGTTGAGGTGGTGTTGCCAGGTGCTGATCTGGTGTTACAACGCTGCCCGAATATCGAGTTCCTGCTTTTCGGTGATGCCAAGGTCATCGAGCCAATGCTCGAGGAATACCCTCGTCTGAAACAGGCATCTGTCGTTCATCACTGTGATGTTTCCATTGGAATGGATGAAAAGCCCAGCCAGGCCCTTCGTAAGGGGCGCGGGAAGTCTTCCATGTGGAACTCCATTGCTGCGGTGAAGAACTCTGAGGCTCATGTTGCGGTTTCTGCCGGTAACACCGGCGCGCTGATGGCCATGTCCAAGTTCTGCCTGCGCACCATGTCTGGTATTGAGCGGCCTGCGATTGCCGCGATCTGGCCGACACTGCGCGGAGAATCCATCGTTCTTGATGTGGGCGCGACTATTGGCGCGGATGCTCAGCAGCTGATTGATTTTGCAATTCTGGGCGGCGCGATGGCGCGTTCTGTCCATGGTGTCAGCCAGCCTACAGTTGGCCTTCTCAACATCGGCGTTGAGGAAGTGAAGGGCGTTGAGGAAGTGCGGACCGCAGGCAAAATGCTGCGTGATCTTTCTCCTCCAAACCTTGTTTACTCCGGCTTTGTTGAAGGTGATGACATCGGCAAGGGCACGGTTGACGTCGTGGTCACTGAAGGTTTTGCAGGTAATATTGCGCTCAAGACAGCGGAAGGCACTGCAAAACAGTTTGCTGGCTATCTGCGAGCTGCTATGAGTCGTACGCTCATGGCGAAGATTGGTTATCTTTTTGCACGCGGTGCGTTTGAACGTCTGCGCGCGAAGATGGACCCACGTAAAGTGAATGGCGGTGTGTTCCTCGGGTTGAATGGCATTGTGATCAAAAGCCATGGTGGAACAGATGCCGAAGGTTTTGCTGCTGCCGTTGAACTGGCCTACGATATGGCCAAGAATGAACTGATTAAAAAGATCTCTGACGATCTGGCAAACTACCATCGCGGTCGTTTCTCAGAGGCTGAAGAAAACTGA
- a CDS encoding aminotransferase class III-fold pyridoxal phosphate-dependent enzyme, protein MTDISHPAPNFDRETIAELLKTHWDLKGALSPLESERDQNHRLDAEDGTRWTVKIVNASEPEAETGFQTAMLQHLAVSAPELPMPRLRLTNDGSSTQSVVGPDGVQHAMRVVSWVTGVPLAETKREEAVVASLGTLLGKMDKALRGFVHPGALRSFEWDLRAAGDARDRLTAIGDPDHRRIVEYFSERFDRLVAPKLAGLRAAVIHNDANDWNVLVDPDDHSRVCGLIDFGDSLHTPVIAEVAIAAAYTIMEVADPIGAAADLAAAYHAEYPLEEGEVDLLFDLIAMRLVTSVSLSALRKDETEDNPYLAVSEAPAWNLLYKLYSMKPAFATAILRKACGFEAVPGARKVAEFCAKNRNSFAGLFERHPKLMSKAMVPYGDPQNEMTVKSRDRQPEAAQEWWEDYCEAHDVELGIGPWGESRSVYSSDFFESRFIEGERRRNHLGFDLFLPSGTRVCAPMDGKVRSVVIETDPLGYGCMIALDHETDCGQPFVSLWGHMAHEAASRLKAGDVVRAGETVGYLGAEDENGGWAPHLHLQLSADVSLSAEEILGVGEEKYLDVWADLFPSAIDFAGLPQETLGSDGRSVDEIVSSRRQNLLPNLSISYSEPIKFVRGEGAYLIDHRGRAYLDCFNNVCHLGHAHPEVVEALSHQAGLLNTNTRYLHDNIVEYSERLTATLPDDLAVASFVCTGSEANSLMIRMAEAHTGRRDAVVLDWAYHGTTPELIALSPYKYKRNGGKGRPDHVFEAAIPDAYRAPADWAPEEITARYVQSVAEQLDLMKKQGRAPAFFIAESIPSVAGQVFMPDGYLDEVYKLIRAEGGLCVADEVQVGFGRVGSHWWAFETQGVTPDVVTMGKPIGNGHPMAALVTTREVAKSFNNGMEYFNTFGGNPVSCAVGLSVLNVIERDGLRENARVVGDYILSGFHKMMEKYEFIGDVRGMGLFLGVELVKDRKTKEPATDMAKRVANRAKDLGILMGTEGPYDNVLKMRPPMIFSKENADYLLDVLDQAMNESVSALETM, encoded by the coding sequence ATGACTGACATTAGCCATCCCGCCCCAAATTTTGACCGTGAAACCATTGCTGAGCTGCTGAAGACGCATTGGGATCTGAAAGGTGCTTTGTCGCCGCTGGAAAGTGAGCGCGACCAGAACCATCGCCTTGATGCGGAAGACGGAACGCGCTGGACTGTGAAGATCGTCAATGCCAGTGAGCCTGAGGCTGAGACTGGTTTTCAGACAGCCATGCTGCAGCATCTTGCTGTTTCTGCGCCAGAGCTGCCAATGCCACGACTGCGCCTGACAAATGACGGCAGTTCCACGCAAAGTGTCGTTGGGCCAGATGGGGTGCAGCATGCTATGCGCGTGGTCTCCTGGGTGACAGGTGTGCCGCTGGCTGAGACCAAGCGGGAGGAGGCTGTTGTTGCCAGCCTTGGCACTTTGCTTGGCAAGATGGATAAGGCGCTTCGCGGTTTCGTGCATCCGGGTGCTTTGCGCAGTTTTGAATGGGATCTTCGTGCGGCTGGCGATGCGCGTGATCGGTTGACCGCGATTGGCGATCCTGATCATCGACGTATTGTGGAGTACTTCAGTGAGCGCTTTGATCGTCTGGTTGCTCCCAAGCTCGCTGGCCTGCGGGCAGCTGTCATTCACAATGACGCAAATGACTGGAATGTGCTGGTTGATCCAGATGATCATTCCCGTGTCTGCGGTCTGATTGATTTTGGGGACAGTTTGCACACGCCAGTGATTGCGGAGGTTGCGATTGCGGCAGCCTATACGATCATGGAGGTGGCTGATCCGATTGGTGCTGCAGCAGATCTGGCTGCGGCTTATCATGCGGAGTATCCGTTGGAAGAGGGGGAGGTTGATCTTCTCTTTGACCTGATCGCCATGCGCCTTGTGACCAGCGTGAGCCTTTCTGCGCTTCGGAAAGACGAGACTGAAGACAATCCTTATCTGGCGGTCAGTGAAGCGCCAGCATGGAACCTGCTCTACAAGCTTTACAGCATGAAGCCAGCGTTTGCGACGGCGATCCTGCGCAAGGCCTGTGGGTTTGAGGCGGTGCCAGGAGCGCGGAAAGTTGCTGAGTTCTGCGCAAAGAACCGCAACTCCTTTGCTGGTTTGTTTGAGCGTCATCCCAAGTTGATGTCTAAGGCTATGGTGCCCTATGGAGATCCTCAAAATGAGATGACTGTGAAGTCCCGGGATCGTCAGCCGGAAGCTGCACAGGAGTGGTGGGAAGATTACTGCGAAGCTCATGATGTGGAGCTGGGTATCGGTCCATGGGGTGAAAGCCGCAGTGTTTATTCCTCCGATTTTTTCGAGAGCCGGTTTATCGAAGGTGAACGCCGCCGTAATCACCTGGGGTTTGATCTGTTCCTTCCATCTGGCACCCGCGTTTGTGCGCCTATGGATGGCAAGGTCCGTTCAGTTGTGATTGAAACTGATCCGCTTGGGTATGGCTGTATGATTGCGCTGGACCATGAGACGGACTGCGGCCAGCCCTTTGTGAGCCTGTGGGGACATATGGCGCATGAGGCGGCGAGTCGTTTAAAGGCGGGTGATGTCGTTAGAGCCGGTGAGACGGTTGGGTACCTTGGTGCTGAAGATGAGAACGGTGGCTGGGCGCCACATCTGCACTTGCAGCTTTCAGCAGATGTTTCTCTAAGTGCTGAGGAGATCCTTGGTGTTGGGGAAGAGAAGTATCTTGATGTGTGGGCGGATCTGTTCCCATCCGCAATTGATTTTGCCGGGCTTCCTCAAGAGACATTGGGCAGTGACGGGCGTTCTGTTGATGAGATCGTGTCGTCGCGTCGCCAGAACCTGTTGCCGAACCTTTCTATCTCCTACAGCGAGCCGATCAAATTTGTGCGCGGTGAAGGGGCTTATCTGATTGACCATCGGGGACGGGCTTATCTGGATTGCTTCAACAATGTTTGTCATCTGGGGCACGCGCATCCAGAGGTGGTTGAGGCGCTTTCTCATCAAGCTGGCCTGCTGAACACCAATACCCGTTATTTGCATGACAATATCGTGGAGTACTCCGAGCGTCTGACAGCGACGCTGCCGGATGATCTGGCTGTTGCGTCATTTGTGTGTACGGGCAGTGAAGCGAACAGTCTGATGATCCGTATGGCTGAAGCGCATACGGGCCGCCGAGATGCGGTGGTTCTGGACTGGGCCTATCATGGCACTACGCCTGAGCTGATTGCGCTCAGCCCTTACAAATACAAGCGCAATGGTGGGAAGGGACGGCCTGACCATGTGTTTGAGGCTGCCATTCCTGACGCGTACCGCGCTCCTGCAGACTGGGCGCCTGAGGAGATCACCGCGCGTTATGTGCAGAGCGTAGCTGAGCAGCTGGATCTGATGAAAAAACAAGGCCGTGCGCCAGCTTTCTTCATTGCGGAATCAATTCCAAGTGTGGCTGGTCAGGTGTTTATGCCGGATGGATATCTGGATGAGGTTTACAAACTGATCCGCGCTGAGGGTGGTTTGTGTGTGGCTGATGAGGTGCAGGTTGGCTTTGGCCGGGTTGGTTCTCACTGGTGGGCTTTTGAAACCCAGGGTGTGACGCCTGATGTTGTGACCATGGGCAAGCCAATTGGTAATGGTCATCCTATGGCCGCTCTCGTTACCACGCGCGAAGTAGCGAAGAGCTTCAACAACGGTATGGAGTACTTCAACACGTTTGGCGGTAATCCGGTTTCCTGCGCGGTTGGGCTTTCTGTTCTCAATGTTATTGAGCGGGATGGACTGCGCGAGAATGCTCGTGTGGTGGGCGACTATATTCTGTCTGGCTTCCACAAGATGATGGAGAAGTATGAATTCATTGGCGATGTGCGCGGCATGGGCTTGTTCCTTGGTGTTGAGCTGGTGAAAGACCGCAAAACCAAGGAGCCTGCAACGGATATGGCCAAACGCGTGGCGAACCGTGCGAAGGATCTGGGTATCCTGATGGGCACTGAGGGCCCCTATGACAATGTGTTGAAGATGCGCCCACCGATGATTTTTTCTAAGGAAAATGCGGATTACCTGCTGGACGTGCTCGATCAGGCCATGAATGAGTCCGTTTCGGCTCTGGAAACCATGTAA
- a CDS encoding outer membrane protein assembly factor BamE has product MFAFARRTVFLACLSLPLAGCFTQTLTHGQVVSPDAIQDVQVGSSREQVELLLGSPSTTSNLDGEAYYYISQKSETVAFWSPSIVDQRVVAVYFDKDGYVKSVADYGIEDGKVFDYLGRKTRTGGADYGLLTQILRGAANPSIGL; this is encoded by the coding sequence ATGTTTGCATTTGCGCGCCGTACTGTGTTCCTTGCTTGTTTGAGCCTGCCACTTGCCGGCTGCTTCACCCAGACACTAACGCATGGCCAGGTGGTTTCACCTGATGCAATTCAAGATGTACAGGTCGGTTCTAGCCGTGAGCAGGTTGAACTTCTCCTTGGTAGCCCGTCCACAACATCTAATCTGGACGGTGAAGCTTACTATTATATCTCTCAAAAGAGCGAAACAGTGGCATTCTGGTCTCCATCCATCGTGGATCAGCGCGTTGTCGCAGTTTACTTTGATAAAGATGGTTACGTGAAATCTGTTGCTGACTACGGCATCGAAGACGGGAAGGTCTTTGATTACCTTGGCAGAAAAACGCGCACCGGCGGTGCTGATTATGGTCTCCTGACGCAGATCCTGCGTGGAGCTGCAAACCCATCAATCGGCCTCTAA
- a CDS encoding YceD family protein — translation MADTDYPWAYLFDATRLGNKTKHLKLSLNESERAQIAKAYDLLELPELDVDLEVRPWRRDGLAVRGHIRAKAIQQCVVTLEPVDCMIDEEFDRTFLPEQDSRGRRRSDDDTLEVDLDIDESDPPDYFDGPQVDLGAVICEHFALGLDPFPRAEGVEMDEKYAPDPEEELKQDEEQKPSPFAALEALKGKK, via the coding sequence ATGGCTGATACTGATTACCCGTGGGCTTATCTATTTGATGCGACGCGTCTTGGTAATAAAACCAAGCATCTGAAACTCTCTTTGAATGAGAGCGAGCGGGCGCAAATCGCCAAGGCCTATGATCTGCTTGAGCTGCCGGAACTGGATGTGGACCTTGAGGTGCGCCCATGGCGCCGTGATGGATTGGCCGTGCGTGGCCACATTCGTGCCAAAGCCATCCAGCAATGTGTCGTGACACTCGAACCCGTTGATTGCATGATTGACGAAGAGTTCGACCGTACATTTTTGCCAGAGCAAGATTCCCGGGGGCGACGTCGCAGTGACGATGATACCTTGGAAGTAGATCTGGATATTGATGAGAGCGATCCACCGGACTATTTCGACGGGCCGCAGGTGGATCTCGGAGCGGTCATTTGTGAACATTTTGCTTTGGGTCTTGATCCATTCCCTCGGGCTGAAGGGGTTGAAATGGATGAGAAATATGCTCCAGACCCAGAGGAAGAACTAAAACAGGATGAAGAGCAAAAGCCTTCTCCCTTTGCTGCGCTAGAGGCCCTTAAAGGCAAAAAGTAA